A genomic window from Oscillospiraceae bacterium includes:
- a CDS encoding aminopeptidase, with protein MMTTDEKSTGEKKQGEILKEALCYNIKNGAETLNDNEIEKVLDFAEGYKLFLDGAKTEREAVRAAANRAIECGFKRFEYGAEYAAGEKVFYINRNKAIILAVIGKKKVDCGIRILAAHIDSPRLDLKPNPMFEEGGFAFFKTHYYGGIKKYQWPTIPLALHGTVINEKGCAIDVKVGEDESDPVFYISDLLPHLGADQSAKPLGTAIPGESLNAIIGTYPIQDKTASDRIKLAVLKLLNEKYGIKEEDFLSSELTLVPADKAKDVGFDRSLIGSYGHDDRVCAYPALEAILGVSDPEYTCMAVLTDKEEIGSVGNTGLNTNYMADFMSELCNSQKANPRKMFSNSTCLSADVNACYDPKFADCFEKQNSAMINCGVVVTKYTGSRGKSGTSDASAEFMGKIRNILNSAGVIWQTAELGKVDQGGGGTVAQYVAKFNIDVVDVGVPVLSMHAPYEVISKIDIYSAFRAFDAFLKA; from the coding sequence ATGATGACAACAGATGAAAAAAGCACAGGCGAAAAAAAGCAGGGCGAAATTTTAAAAGAAGCGCTTTGCTATAATATCAAAAACGGTGCAGAGACACTAAATGACAATGAAATCGAAAAAGTGTTAGACTTTGCCGAGGGGTACAAGCTTTTTCTTGACGGAGCGAAAACCGAAAGAGAAGCAGTAAGAGCAGCCGCCAATCGCGCCATAGAATGCGGATTCAAGAGATTTGAATACGGCGCCGAATATGCCGCCGGAGAAAAAGTTTTTTATATCAACAGAAACAAGGCCATAATTCTCGCCGTGATCGGCAAAAAGAAAGTAGACTGCGGAATCCGTATTCTCGCAGCGCATATTGATTCTCCGAGACTTGATTTGAAACCCAATCCAATGTTTGAAGAGGGCGGTTTTGCTTTTTTCAAAACACATTATTACGGTGGTATAAAAAAATATCAATGGCCTACGATCCCTCTGGCATTGCATGGAACAGTAATAAACGAAAAGGGCTGTGCAATCGACGTAAAAGTCGGCGAGGACGAATCCGATCCGGTGTTTTATATTTCCGATTTGCTTCCGCATCTTGGCGCGGATCAGAGCGCGAAGCCGCTCGGAACCGCGATCCCGGGAGAATCTCTCAATGCGATTATAGGCACTTATCCGATACAAGACAAAACCGCAAGCGACAGAATCAAGCTCGCGGTATTAAAGCTTCTAAATGAAAAATATGGAATTAAGGAAGAGGATTTTCTGTCCTCAGAGCTGACGCTCGTTCCCGCGGATAAAGCAAAGGATGTTGGCTTTGACCGCAGTCTTATCGGCTCTTACGGGCATGACGACAGAGTTTGTGCTTATCCTGCTCTTGAAGCAATCCTCGGAGTGAGCGATCCCGAATATACCTGCATGGCTGTTTTGACCGATAAAGAAGAAATCGGCAGCGTCGGAAACACAGGGCTTAATACGAACTATATGGCGGATTTCATGTCAGAGCTCTGCAATTCACAAAAAGCCAATCCGCGTAAAATGTTCTCAAACAGCACATGCCTTTCCGCCGACGTAAACGCGTGCTATGATCCCAAATTTGCGGATTGCTTTGAAAAGCAAAACAGCGCAATGATAAACTGCGGTGTTGTCGTAACAAAGTATACAGGCTCCCGCGGGAAGAGCGGAACCTCTGACGCGTCTGCTGAATTTATGGGCAAGATCAGGAATATATTGAATAGTGCCGGCGTTATATGGCAGACAGCTGAACTCGGCAAAGTCGATCAAGGCGGCGGCGGGACCGTTGCGCAGTATGTTGCAAAGTTCAATATTGATGTTGTCGATGTCGGCGTTCCGGTGCTTTCAATGCACGCCCCGTATGAAGTAATTTCAAAAATAGATATATATTCAGCATTCCGGGCATTTGATGCATTTCTCAAGGCATGA
- the prfA gene encoding peptide chain release factor 1, with translation MINNDTRLTAKLDIIEKKFTTIEDRLSNVEIASNTAEYKKLMKERNTLFPIVESYRKLSAAQIDLKNARALLDEKPDEDMRILCEEEISSSEEKINNTINEIKLLLLPKDPDDDKNVIIEIRGGAGGNEAALFSYVLYRMYSMYAESVGWRLELVNANETELGGFKEVSFLITGDGAYSRLKYESGVHRVQRVPETEAQGRIHTSTVTVAVLPEAENVEIEINPADLEIEAHRATGAGGQHINKTDSAIRIIHKPTGIVVECQDERSQYKNKEKAMKVLRSKLYEAERRKRDESIASQRKNQIGTGDRSERIRTYNYPQRRVTDHRIGLTLYDLENILNGKLDILIDALISYEHANMLAAENTQE, from the coding sequence ATGATTAACAATGATACGCGTCTGACCGCGAAACTTGATATAATTGAAAAAAAATTCACAACAATTGAAGACCGGCTTTCAAACGTGGAAATCGCTTCAAATACAGCGGAATATAAAAAGCTAATGAAAGAACGGAATACGCTTTTTCCGATAGTAGAATCATACAGAAAGCTCAGTGCCGCGCAGATCGACTTGAAAAATGCCCGTGCTCTGCTTGATGAAAAACCTGATGAAGATATGAGAATTCTTTGTGAGGAAGAAATATCATCATCTGAAGAAAAAATAAATAATACAATAAATGAAATAAAGCTTCTTTTACTGCCAAAGGATCCCGACGATGATAAAAACGTAATAATTGAAATACGCGGAGGCGCGGGAGGTAATGAGGCGGCTCTGTTTTCATATGTGCTGTATCGTATGTACAGTATGTATGCCGAAAGCGTCGGATGGCGTTTGGAGCTGGTCAACGCGAATGAAACTGAGCTGGGCGGTTTTAAGGAAGTTTCGTTTTTGATAACAGGTGACGGAGCATATTCACGCCTAAAATACGAAAGCGGTGTCCACCGTGTGCAGAGAGTTCCGGAAACTGAAGCTCAGGGAAGAATTCACACATCTACCGTGACCGTCGCGGTGCTTCCCGAAGCCGAAAATGTCGAGATAGAAATTAATCCTGCCGATCTTGAAATAGAAGCGCACCGGGCCACAGGCGCAGGTGGTCAGCATATAAACAAAACTGATTCCGCGATAAGAATAATTCACAAGCCGACGGGGATAGTTGTCGAATGCCAGGACGAACGCAGCCAGTATAAAAACAAAGAAAAGGCGATGAAGGTTCTGCGATCAAAGCTATATGAGGCCGAACGTCGTAAGCGCGATGAATCCATAGCATCACAGCGGAAAAATCAAATTGGCACCGGCGACCGCAGCGAAAGAATCAGAACATATAACTATCCGCAGAGACGCGTCACCGATCACCGCATTGGCTTGACGCTTTATGATCTTGAAAATATATTAAACGGAAAGCTTGACATATTGATTGACGCCTTGATCAGTTATGAACATGCGAATATGCTTGCTGCCGAAAATACGCAGGAATGA
- a CDS encoding DUF951 domain-containing protein, which produces MIINVSDILELKKAHPCGSKCFSVMRIGSDIKIKCAECGREITLERIKLEKQIRKINGHNIK; this is translated from the coding sequence ATGATAATTAATGTTTCGGACATTCTCGAATTAAAAAAGGCGCATCCGTGCGGCAGCAAATGCTTTTCAGTAATGCGTATCGGAAGCGATATAAAAATAAAATGCGCCGAATGCGGCCGTGAAATAACGCTTGAAAGAATAAAGCTTGAGAAGCAAATCAGAAAAATCAACGGACATAATATAAAATGA
- a CDS encoding lytic transglycosylase domain-containing protein — MSSKNKLSSRRKNKNNHTGIRTILAILAVAVTGAAAVIVYIVISYKPEEIMLPLMYEENINKYSEEYSIPAYTIYSVIKCESSFNPDAVSRAGAIGLMQIMPSTFEWLCEFTGEDCDPQKLYDPDTNIKYGTMFLSRLYAQFGSWDIVHAAYNAGQGRVLSWLSDDRYSKDGKLTDIPIKETKAYLSRINQYKELYKSTYASKGWNDYDDNR; from the coding sequence ATGAGCTCAAAAAATAAGCTTTCTTCACGTCGGAAAAACAAAAACAACCATACCGGTATTAGAACAATTTTAGCTATCCTGGCTGTTGCGGTTACGGGAGCGGCCGCGGTTATCGTATATATTGTGATTTCATACAAGCCGGAGGAAATAATGCTTCCGCTTATGTATGAGGAAAATATAAATAAATACAGCGAGGAATATTCGATTCCTGCTTACACTATATATTCAGTAATTAAATGCGAAAGCTCCTTTAATCCGGATGCCGTATCAAGGGCTGGAGCAATAGGGCTAATGCAGATAATGCCGTCAACATTTGAATGGCTCTGCGAATTTACAGGCGAGGACTGCGACCCCCAAAAGCTGTACGATCCTGATACGAACATTAAATACGGCACGATGTTTTTATCTCGTCTGTACGCGCAATTCGGCAGCTGGGATATTGTACATGCCGCTTATAATGCGGGGCAGGGCAGAGTATTAAGCTGGCTTTCCGACGACCGTTATTCAAAAGATGGAAAGCTGACCGATATACCCATAAAAGAAACAAAAGCTTATTTATCGCGTATAAATCAATATAAGGAATTATATAAATCTACATACGCTTCGAAAGGATGGAACGATTATGATGACAACAGATGA
- the coaE gene encoding dephospho-CoA kinase (Dephospho-CoA kinase (CoaE) performs the final step in coenzyme A biosynthesis.) — MVVIGLCGSSGSGKSTVAGVWKAMGAVVADCDMIYAELTSGNPDGNPSECTAAVSRAFGGGMISSDGSLDRAAVRRLIFADDEKRKKLNEITHAAVLNEVVNTINKARDEGNDTFVVDAPLLFESGFDKKCDVTVCVVSPLPLKIKRIILRDCLTEDQAEMRLSKQLSDSELEKLCDITIINDSGIDVLKKRAAGIYKGITDNELKK; from the coding sequence ATGGTTGTAATTGGGCTGTGCGGATCTTCAGGCTCGGGAAAATCAACAGTTGCCGGTGTTTGGAAAGCTATGGGCGCTGTTGTCGCCGATTGTGACATGATATATGCGGAACTGACCTCAGGAAATCCCGATGGAAATCCTTCTGAATGCACAGCGGCTGTTTCAAGAGCTTTTGGCGGAGGAATGATATCATCTGACGGCTCTCTTGACAGAGCTGCTGTGAGAAGACTAATATTCGCCGATGATGAAAAGAGAAAAAAACTTAATGAAATCACTCATGCCGCGGTATTGAATGAAGTCGTCAACACTATAAACAAAGCACGTGACGAGGGGAATGACACGTTCGTTGTCGATGCTCCGTTATTATTTGAAAGCGGCTTCGATAAAAAATGCGATGTTACCGTATGTGTCGTTTCGCCGCTGCCATTGAAAATCAAGAGAATAATTCTAAGGGATTGCCTGACCGAAGATCAGGCTGAAATGCGGCTCAGCAAGCAGTTAAGTGATAGTGAGCTTGAAAAGCTTTGCGATATTACAATAATCAACGATTCCGGGATTGATGTGCTAAAAAAAAGAGCGGCAGGCATATATAAAGGTATAACAGATAATGAGCTCAAAAAATAA
- a CDS encoding L-threonylcarbamoyladenylate synthase gives MNTVIAKISSPDYYSKSLPEAAEIIKNGGLVAFPTETVYGLGANALDTDAVAKIFEAKGRPQDNPLIVHIAFPDEIKKYAYTSSYTGCEERLNSLVKRFMPGPLTVILPKKDIVPDIVTAGMRSVAIRCPSNKTANELIIASGVSIAAPSANLSGKPSPTRAEHVFTDMNGKIPMIIDGGDTDIGLESTVISLLAGKTKLLRPGGVTFEELKELCPDIEADPAVRGKLPDGQRPLAPGMKYRHYAPKAQIIAVKGREEKILSYFKEKLLNGAGILCYDEDKLILPSSENAISFGAKNDKNAQAAQLFERLREFDLKPVSVIYTRYPDDTGLGLAVFNRLLKACGFDTVNADLL, from the coding sequence ATGAATACCGTTATCGCAAAGATATCGTCACCCGATTATTATTCAAAATCTCTGCCTGAGGCGGCGGAAATAATAAAAAACGGCGGGCTGGTCGCATTTCCGACAGAAACAGTATACGGACTTGGCGCAAATGCTTTGGATACCGACGCCGTCGCGAAAATATTCGAAGCAAAAGGACGTCCTCAGGATAATCCGCTTATTGTACACATCGCTTTCCCCGACGAAATAAAAAAGTATGCGTATACATCCTCATATACAGGCTGTGAAGAAAGATTAAATTCCCTTGTCAAGCGTTTTATGCCGGGGCCGCTCACAGTAATTCTGCCAAAGAAGGATATTGTGCCGGATATAGTGACAGCCGGGATGAGAAGTGTTGCAATAAGATGCCCGTCAAATAAAACGGCGAATGAGCTGATTATTGCTTCCGGTGTATCGATAGCAGCTCCGTCTGCAAACTTGTCCGGAAAGCCGAGCCCAACGCGCGCGGAACATGTATTTACCGACATGAACGGAAAAATACCGATGATTATTGACGGCGGAGATACGGATATCGGTCTGGAATCCACCGTAATAAGTTTATTAGCCGGAAAAACAAAACTGCTGAGACCCGGCGGAGTGACCTTTGAGGAATTGAAGGAGCTATGCCCGGATATTGAAGCGGACCCCGCAGTTAGGGGAAAGCTTCCGGACGGTCAGAGACCGCTCGCACCGGGTATGAAATACCGTCATTATGCGCCCAAAGCACAAATTATTGCTGTCAAAGGCAGAGAAGAGAAAATACTGTCATATTTTAAAGAAAAGCTATTGAACGGAGCCGGAATATTGTGTTATGATGAGGACAAACTTATTTTACCGTCTTCTGAAAACGCAATATCGTTCGGTGCGAAGAATGATAAAAACGCGCAGGCCGCACAGCTTTTTGAGCGCTTAAGAGAATTTGATTTGAAGCCTGTCAGTGTTATATACACGAGATATCCTGATGACACCGGTCTTGGACTTGCGGTGTTTAACAGGCTTTTAAAAGCATGCGGGTTTGATACCGTAAACGCTGACCTGTTATAA
- a CDS encoding FtsX-like permease family protein, which yields MGEKAKTKRGMFYSALASSNIRRNIRFYLPYILCGAGIVAMFYIMCFITDNSALKNMHGSEQVIMLMRLGMVIIGIFSTIILFYINSFLIKRRKNEIGLLNVLGMEKKQIALMMTIEGVISSFISISAGLFIGILFSKLCVVLLINLIGYDIYFGFSISLYGVKLTCILFIVIYTLSLLDNLRRIGLSNPMELLRGTKTGEKEPKTKIILTLIGLLSLGTGYYIAIVTEKPLEALLLFFVAVLLVIIGTYCLFIAGSIAVLKLLRSNKKFYYKSGNFMSVSGMIYRMKQNAVGLAGICILSTMVLVTVSTTVCLYSGMEDSIRSIYPRNIMIKVSSLPDEFDVSSIKGAVEKLASEENISISNAEYYKYLPARIFLDEGNKFFFKNRQNKTEEAIDAKFISDTEYNRISSGNTVLSPGEAICYSADFTLKYDKIWLGNNEFILKECSDKFSLAESYNAVDRNRCIIVLSASDMEKIIGQNSEINDETDQAENELNYSYCYNFDSGSSGETQSKYCSDLSAYINNGVIPENTYDYISCADDNKADFMSVYGALFFMGMFLGLLFAAATAMIMYYKQISEGYDDKDRFEIMQKVGMSREEVRSTIQSQVLTVFFLPLLTAAVHIIFAFKMITRLLMVLNLTNVNLFLICTVVTFAIFALLYVFVYAMTAKTYYKIVALKAPQTRQSV from the coding sequence ATGGGAGAAAAAGCAAAAACCAAACGCGGTATGTTTTATTCTGCGCTTGCTTCATCCAATATCAGACGCAATATCCGATTTTACCTGCCTTATATACTCTGCGGCGCAGGCATTGTTGCGATGTTCTATATAATGTGTTTCATTACGGACAATTCCGCGTTGAAAAATATGCATGGCTCAGAGCAAGTAATAATGCTTATGAGGCTTGGCATGGTGATAATCGGCATTTTCTCGACAATTATTTTGTTTTATATAAACAGCTTTTTAATAAAGAGAAGAAAAAATGAAATAGGTCTGTTAAACGTGCTCGGCATGGAAAAAAAGCAGATTGCGCTTATGATGACGATTGAGGGAGTTATTTCTTCATTTATAAGCATTTCGGCCGGGTTATTTATCGGAATACTGTTTTCAAAGCTATGCGTTGTTCTGCTAATTAATCTGATAGGCTATGATATATATTTCGGATTTTCCATATCGCTGTACGGCGTAAAGCTTACATGCATTCTGTTTATCGTTATATATACGTTAAGCTTGCTTGACAACCTCAGAAGAATCGGATTGTCCAACCCCATGGAGCTTTTAAGAGGTACAAAAACAGGTGAAAAAGAACCGAAGACTAAAATAATTCTAACTCTTATCGGTTTGTTGTCTTTGGGAACAGGGTATTATATAGCTATTGTTACAGAAAAGCCTCTCGAAGCATTGCTTTTGTTTTTTGTGGCTGTTTTGCTTGTGATAATCGGAACCTATTGCTTGTTTATTGCGGGAAGTATCGCGGTATTGAAGCTTTTACGGTCTAATAAGAAGTTTTATTATAAGTCAGGAAACTTTATGTCGGTGTCAGGTATGATCTACCGCATGAAGCAAAATGCAGTAGGACTTGCGGGAATATGTATTTTATCTACTATGGTGCTTGTTACCGTATCTACGACCGTGTGTTTATATAGCGGAATGGAAGATTCAATAAGAAGTATTTATCCGCGCAATATAATGATAAAGGTATCTTCGCTGCCGGATGAATTTGATGTTTCGTCTATAAAAGGCGCTGTTGAAAAGCTTGCCTCCGAAGAAAATATCAGTATTTCGAATGCTGAATATTATAAATATTTACCCGCGAGAATTTTTCTGGACGAAGGGAACAAGTTCTTTTTTAAAAACAGACAGAATAAAACCGAAGAAGCAATTGATGCTAAATTCATATCTGATACAGAATATAACAGAATCTCATCCGGCAATACTGTTTTGTCTCCGGGCGAGGCTATATGCTATTCGGCTGATTTTACGTTAAAATATGACAAAATATGGCTTGGAAACAATGAATTCATACTTAAAGAGTGTTCTGATAAATTTTCACTCGCAGAGTCTTACAATGCGGTTGACAGAAACAGGTGCATAATTGTGCTTTCGGCTTCGGATATGGAAAAAATTATAGGACAAAATAGTGAAATCAATGATGAAACAGATCAAGCGGAAAATGAATTGAATTATAGTTACTGTTATAACTTTGATTCCGGTTCTTCCGGTGAAACACAAAGCAAATATTGCTCTGATTTAAGCGCTTATATTAATAATGGTGTTATACCGGAAAATACGTATGATTATATATCATGTGCTGATGACAATAAAGCGGATTTTATGTCGGTATACGGCGCATTGTTCTTCATGGGTATGTTTTTGGGGCTTCTTTTTGCGGCTGCCACCGCAATGATTATGTATTACAAACAGATATCGGAAGGCTATGACGATAAGGACAGATTTGAAATTATGCAGAAAGTCGGAATGAGCCGAGAGGAAGTGCGGTCAACAATACAATCTCAGGTGCTTACCGTGTTCTTCCTGCCATTATTAACTGCTGCCGTGCATATCATATTTGCGTTTAAAATGATAACCCGTCTGCTTATGGTTCTAAATTTGACAAATGTAAACCTGTTTCTTATTTGCACTGTTGTTACTTTCGCCATATTTGCTTTGCTTTATGTTTTTGTATATGCTATGACAGCAAAGACATATTATAAAATCGTTGCTTTGAAGGCTCCGCAGACAAGACAGAGTGTGTAA
- a CDS encoding response regulator transcription factor yields the protein MYKIFIVEDDPTISSVISKMLSSWGNETVCAKDFTHVFEEFCECVPSLILMDIYLPFYNGFYWCSRIRSVSKIPIIFISSASDNMNIVTAINMGGDDFISKPFDLDVLAAKVNAVLRRAYSFSVGTHLIEAGGAVLDTGSASLLIGKDRVELTKNEFRILSVLMENKGRTVSRSDLIAKLWETDSFIDDNTLTVNINRLRKKLSEHLPNEPELIKTRKGSGYIIENDK from the coding sequence ATGTATAAAATTTTTATAGTCGAAGATGATCCCACAATTTCCTCGGTTATATCAAAAATGCTAAGCTCCTGGGGAAACGAAACAGTATGCGCGAAAGATTTTACGCACGTATTTGAAGAGTTTTGCGAATGTGTGCCGTCGCTTATCCTTATGGATATATACCTTCCGTTCTATAACGGCTTTTACTGGTGCTCCAGAATTCGTTCAGTATCGAAAATCCCAATTATATTCATATCGTCTGCGTCTGACAATATGAACATCGTGACTGCCATAAACATGGGCGGAGACGATTTCATATCTAAGCCCTTTGATCTGGATGTCCTTGCCGCAAAGGTGAATGCTGTTTTACGCCGCGCGTATTCATTTTCCGTAGGTACTCATTTGATTGAAGCCGGCGGCGCTGTTCTTGATACCGGTTCGGCTTCTCTTTTAATCGGAAAGGATAGAGTTGAACTGACAAAAAATGAATTCAGAATTCTTTCGGTATTGATGGAGAATAAGGGACGCACTGTATCAAGATCGGATCTGATAGCAAAATTATGGGAGACGGACAGCTTTATAGATGACAATACTCTGACCGTAAATATAAACCGTTTACGAAAAAAACTGTCGGAGCATCTTCCGAATGAGCCGGAGTTGATAAAAACAAGAAAGGGATCGGGATATATAATAGAAAACGATAAATGA
- a CDS encoding ABC transporter ATP-binding protein, producing MSILEVSNVRKIYSSRFGAAKTVALCGTSFSVENGEFVAIMGESGSGKTTLLNLIASLDRPTSGDIILDGKKLSEISDKELSVFRRENLGFVFQDFNLLDTFSIRDNIFLPLVLARKSYEEMSARLEPLAKRLEIQQFLDKFPYEVSGGQKQRCAIGRALITNPKMLLADEPTGALDSRTSDELLKLFEEINISGQTILMVTHSVKAASRAGRVLFLRDGEVFHQLYRAGRKPEEMIQKIYDTISVLGGGEARK from the coding sequence ATGTCAATACTTGAAGTATCAAATGTACGTAAAATTTATTCATCCCGTTTTGGCGCGGCAAAAACCGTCGCTTTATGCGGTACAAGCTTTTCTGTGGAAAACGGAGAATTTGTTGCGATAATGGGCGAATCAGGAAGTGGTAAAACGACATTGCTGAATCTCATTGCTTCATTGGACAGACCGACGTCAGGTGATATTATCCTCGACGGCAAAAAGCTGTCTGAGATCAGCGATAAAGAACTGTCCGTGTTTCGCCGAGAAAACCTTGGATTCGTTTTTCAGGATTTTAATTTGCTCGATACATTTTCAATAAGGGACAACATTTTTTTACCTCTGGTGCTCGCCCGCAAGTCATATGAGGAGATGTCGGCACGACTTGAGCCGTTAGCAAAGCGTCTTGAAATACAGCAGTTTCTTGATAAATTTCCATATGAAGTATCAGGAGGGCAGAAACAACGTTGTGCTATTGGGCGCGCTCTTATAACAAATCCTAAAATGCTTCTTGCTGACGAACCAACCGGCGCTCTCGACTCCAGAACCAGTGATGAGCTGTTAAAGCTTTTTGAAGAAATAAACATTTCCGGTCAGACAATACTTATGGTCACTCACAGCGTTAAAGCCGCAAGCAGAGCCGGCAGAGTATTATTTCTGCGCGACGGAGAGGTTTTTCATCAGCTTTATAGAGCGGGACGGAAGCCCGAAGAAATGATTCAGAAAATATATGATACAATTTCTGTGCTTGGCGGCGGGGAGGCGAGGAAATAA
- a CDS encoding sensor histidine kinase: MKKETHIIIRYLRYHIKSIILFTVFAGVFAAVFSLYTLPTEAVLYASALCLTLMFSIAAVGYFRFRKKHNDLSEIACRACFSIDNMPEPSNLIEADYATICEELFKAKSRAESDAETKLTDMREYYTLWAHQIKTPLAAMRLLTQAREETRSIDESEGEDEDESERNKKSENVNIINNDVCDTGDASYNDEMKEQLFRTEQYAEMVLQYLRSESISGDLVLNEYDIDELICRALRKYARSVIRAKISLSYDGTSLHAVTDEKWLTFVIEQLISNAIKYTPGGKICIYTSKRSIFISDTGIGIAASDLPRIFECGYTGFNGRAENKSTGIGLFLCKKVLKKLSHGIYVSSEVGKGTCFEIRFSESQVTKM; encoded by the coding sequence ATGAAAAAAGAAACGCACATTATTATTCGGTATCTAAGGTATCATATAAAGAGCATTATTCTCTTTACCGTGTTTGCCGGAGTATTTGCTGCCGTGTTTTCGCTCTACACACTTCCGACCGAGGCTGTATTATATGCCTCGGCGCTTTGTCTTACACTTATGTTTTCTATTGCTGCTGTCGGATACTTCAGATTTCGGAAAAAACATAATGATCTTTCCGAAATAGCGTGCCGAGCATGCTTTTCGATTGATAATATGCCAGAGCCGTCCAATTTGATTGAAGCCGATTACGCAACAATATGCGAAGAGCTTTTTAAAGCAAAATCACGAGCTGAATCGGACGCCGAGACAAAGCTGACCGATATGCGTGAATACTATACTTTATGGGCTCATCAAATTAAAACACCGCTTGCCGCGATGAGACTTTTGACGCAGGCAAGGGAAGAAACCCGCTCGATTGATGAAAGTGAAGGTGAAGATGAAGATGAAAGCGAAAGAAATAAAAAAAGTGAAAACGTTAACATTATAAATAACGATGTTTGCGATACCGGAGATGCTTCTTATAATGACGAAATGAAAGAGCAGCTATTCAGAACCGAGCAATATGCCGAAATGGTGCTCCAGTACCTTCGAAGCGAGAGTATTTCCGGAGATCTTGTTTTGAACGAGTATGATATTGACGAGCTTATATGCCGCGCGTTGAGAAAATACGCTCGTTCCGTCATTCGCGCAAAAATATCTCTTTCATATGATGGAACGAGTCTTCACGCTGTCACCGATGAAAAATGGCTGACCTTCGTTATTGAGCAACTTATTTCAAACGCGATAAAATATACTCCGGGGGGGAAAATATGCATATATACTTCAAAGCGGTCTATATTCATTTCAGATACAGGAATCGGAATAGCCGCTTCTGATCTGCCGCGTATATTCGAGTGCGGATATACCGGCTTTAATGGACGCGCCGAAAACAAATCCACCGGAATCGGTTTGTTTTTATGCAAAAAAGTTCTTAAAAAGCTGTCTCACGGTATATATGTTTCTTCCGAAGTCGGTAAAGGGACTTGCTTCGAAATAAGGTTTTCAGAGTCTCAGGTTACAAAAATGTAA
- a CDS encoding IreB family regulatory phosphoprotein, whose protein sequence is MTDNGGGKTITFSLQRDKDKITKEIISAVYAALVEKGYDPINQIVGYILSEDPTYITNHKNARSLISKIDRDELLRQLLINYLK, encoded by the coding sequence ATGACAGATAATGGCGGCGGGAAGACGATCACGTTTTCTCTTCAAAGAGACAAAGACAAGATTACAAAAGAAATAATAAGCGCTGTATATGCCGCGCTGGTTGAAAAAGGATATGATCCGATCAACCAGATCGTAGGGTACATCCTCTCCGAAGATCCCACATACATTACGAATCATAAAAACGCAAGAAGTCTCATCAGTAAAATTGACCGTGATGAACTTTTGCGTCAGTTGCTTATCAATTATCTTAAATAA